The Pantoea phytobeneficialis genomic sequence CCCTGGCGACATATTGCAAAAGTAAAAATCCTGTGCAAATCTTGCCCTATCCGATATTGCAGATAGCAGTCCGATATACCAGACGGCTGTCATGCAGTGCAAATTAGCATTCTCAGAACAAAAAGGAGCAGCGTTGCATGACGATCACACGTTATGGCATTGAAGGCGGCACGGGTACCGGTGGGCAAAAACTGCCGTTCGCACGGGCAGTTGAGGCCGATGGCTGGCTGTATATCTCGGGCCAGACACCGATGCGTGAGGGCGAAGTGGTGGAAGGTGGCATCATCGAACAAACTCGTCTGGCCTTTGATAACTGCCTGTCTATCATGCGCGAGGCGGGTTATGCGGTGGAGGATGTGGTACACGTCACGGCGGTGTTAACCGACGCACGTTACTTCAGTTCATTTAATAAAGTTTTCAGCGAGATATTTACCGGAAATCCTCCGGCGCGTATTTGTAGCGTGCAGGATTTAGTCGTCGACTGCAAAGTGGAAGTGGATATGAAATGCTTCCGCGCCGATCGAAAATAATATTATTCACCTGATTATAAACTGCGTTTTTATTTACCCGCCCACACCAGGGCAGTCCGTTAATCACTGATGCTTTTCATGTCGTCTCCATTAAATAAGCGAGCAAAACAATGAATGCAACTTCGTTAAAAATCATCGGCGGAGCGCTGGTCATGCTGGCCGTTGCCGGTTGTACCCCCACGGAAGAGAAAAAAGAGGCGGGAGCAGCACCGCAATCGGCGCTGCAAACCGTATTGCAACGCGGCACGTTGCGCGTGGGTGATTGCCTGAGTTTCGCCCCCTTCGGCTTTTACGATAAAGACGGCAATCCTGATGGTTATGACGTCGATTTGGCGAAAGCCCTGGCAAAAGAGATGGGGGTGAAGCTGGAGATGGTAAACACCACCAGCGCCAACCGCATCCCTAACCTGCAAACCAACAAAGTGGACGTGGTGTTCTGTAACTTCACCCGCAACCTGGAACGTGCCAAAGAGATCGGCTTCACCAATCCATATGTGGTGGCGAGCGAAGCGATGCTGGTACGTAAAGAGAGCGGCATCAAGTCGGCGCATGACATGGCCGGTAAAACCATTGCGACGGTGAAAGGATCAACCAACGGTGACGAAGTGCGCAACATGGGCATTGACGTGAAAATTCAGGAGTACGACTCCTCACAGGCCGCCATTCTGGCGGTGAAGCAGGGTCAAGCCGATGCGATGATCGAGGATAACAACTTCCTCGCTTACCAGGCCAAGCTCGATCCGACGCTGACCGTCACCAACGAAGCGCTGGTGCCGCTGGAGTACAACGCCTTTGGCGTGAAACAGGGTGACCAGGTGTGGTTGAACTACCTCAACGAGTTCCTGTTTGAGATCAACGCCTCCGGTGAGAATGCCACGCTGTACCAAAAATGGTTTGGCGATAAGCCGCGTTACCCACTGAACCCGCAATTCTGATTGCCTGCGGCGCAGCAGCACGGGCTGCGCCGTAAGAAGGAGCCCATCCATGAGTTATCAATGGCTAACCCTGTGGAATTATGGCGAGACTTTTCTGGCCGCCGCCTGGCTGACACTACAGGTCACCCTTCTCGCTTTTATGCTGGCGGTCGCACTTGGGTTGCTGGCCGCTCTGGCAAAAGCCACCGCGTTAGCCCCGCTACGCTGGCTGAGTCACTGCTATGTCGAATTCATCCGCAATACGCCAGTGTTGCTACAAATCTTCATCATCTTTTTCGGTCTGCCTTCACTCGGTATCACCATGAGCGCCTTTACCGCTGGCGTGCTGGCACTGGGGATTAACGTCGGGGCCTATCTGTCGGAAACATTTCGCGCCGGGATACAGTCGGTGCCCAAAGGGCAAATGGAAGCCGCATGGATTTTGGGTATTCCACGCCATCAGGTGTTTTTAAGCGTGGTATTGCCGCAGGCGGCGCGCGCCGTGTGGCCTGCCATTATCAACAATCTGATTCAGCTATTGCTCGGTACGTCGCTGTTGTCGGCGATTGCGCTGCCGGAGCTAACCGGTACCGCCACGGTGATTAACGCCCGTACCTTGCTGTACATCCAGACCTTCAGTGTGGTGGCGCTGGTGTATCTGCTGTTAAGTAATCTGTTTTCCTGGCTTGGTAACCTGGCGGGACGGCGCATGTTTCATCCGCCGCTGGTGACAAAGGTAAAAAAGTCCGCCTGGTGGTGGGCAAAAAAATGGCTGACTAATCCACTGAAACGGGAGAATGCGCTATGAGCGACTTGATCATCAGCTCGTTGCCGCTGTTGCTGAAGGGGCTGGGTATTACCCTGCTGCTTTCTGTCGCCGCCATTATTGGCAGCACCCTGCTCGGCCTGCTCGCCGCCGTGTTGCGAACCAGTCGTGTGCCGGTCGCCCGACAAATTGCCGTGTTGTACACCGAGCTGTTTCGCGGTACGCCGGTGTTGATCACCCTGATGTTTATCTACTTTGGCGTGGCTTATTTTGGCTATGAAATCAATCTGTTTGCTGCGGGCATTCTCGGTCTGAGTATTTACCAGGGTGCCTACATTGCCGAAGTGTTTCGTGCCGGGATTGAAGCGGTACCCAGGGGGCAATGGGAAGTGTCGTGGATTCTCGGCCTGTCAAAACGCCAGACCTTTCTCAGCGTGATTCTGCCGCAGACTCGCGGCATCGTCTTGCCGCCGCTGGTGGGACAGTATCTGTCCCTGATTAAGGACACCTCGATCGTTAGCATGATCGGCATGTCGGAACTGATGCACCAGGGCCAGGCCATTGTCGATCGTATCGGCCAGCCGGTGGTGATTTATGGTCTGGTGGCCGTGTTGTATTTCGTTGTCTGCTTTCCCCTTTCTCGTTGGGTTCAACATCATCAAACCAGGAGCCAGTTATCATGAGCAAATCCGCCATTACGCTGAGCCGTATCACTAAATCGTTTGGCAGCACGCAGGTGCTGAAAGAGATCAGCCTGGATGTCTCGCCCGGCGAAGTGCTGGTGCTGATTGGCGCGTCCGGTTCGGGCAAAAGCACCGTGTTACGCATCATGAGTGGGCTGGAAACCGCTGACGGCGGTGAAATCTGGGTTAACGATGTGCCGCTGCACGACACTAAACGCAGTCGGGAAATTTGTGGTCATGTTGGCATGGTGTTCCAGCAGTTCAACCTGTTTCCCCACAAAACCGCACTTGGTAACGTGACGCTGGCGCTGATTAAAGCGCAAAAATTGTCCGAAGCCGAAGCCAATAAACGTGGCATGGCGGCCCTGACGCGTGTCGGACTGGCGGAGCGCGCCCATCATTATCCGGCGCAGCTCTCCGGTGGACAGCAGCAACGTGTGGCGATTGCCCGTGCGCTGGCGGTAGAGCCAAAAATTATGTTTTTTGATGAGGCCACTTCGGCGCTCGACCCCGAGTTAGTCGGTGAAGTGATGGAGGTGATGCGCAGTCTGGCGCGTGAAGGCATGACCATGGTGGTGGTCACTCACGAGATGGGCTTTGCGCGCAAAACCGCTGACCGCGTCGTGTTTATGGATCAGGGCGTGATCGCTGAACAGGGATCGCCCGAGCAGATTTTTGTTCATCCGCAAAATCCCCGTACCCAGCAGTTTTTATCACGCGTGCTTGAGCATTGATCGGAGGCGTTATGTCGATTCATTTTCCGTTGGTGGCGGATGGCCTGCTGGATGCGCAACAACCCGCGCCACGCTTTAAATCCGTGGCTGGTCGTGGTGATACGCCGTTGCCGGCTGGCACCCCGGTGTTTGCCAGCGATCAGGTGTTTTCCCCGCTGATGCTGATGAAGCAGTCAGCGCTGGAGAATAATTTGCGGCAACTGGCAGATTTTTGTCGCGAGCAGGGCGTGATGCTGGCGGCACACGGCAAAACCTCGATGTCTCCGGCCATCCTGCGCCGGGCGATTACGGAAGGCGGGGCCTGGGGATTAAGCGCCGCAACCCCGGCGCAGGTGCGCGCACTGCGCCAGTTCGGCATTCGTAACGTCTTTCTTGCCAATCAACTGGTCGACCCCGCAGGTATCCGCTGGATTGGCGAGTGGCAAAAGCAACATCCAGACCACGGCTTTCTTTGCTATGTCGATTCAATGCAAGGGGTGCGTTTACTGGAGCAACATCTTGGCGACAGTCGCATCGCCGTGCTGCTGGAGATGTCGGTGAGCGGCGGGCGCACCGGTTGCCGCTCAACATCTGCGGCACTGGAAATCGCCACCGCGATTGCCGCCAGCCCTGCCCTGCAACTGGTGGGTGTCGCGGGCTATGAAGGTGCGCTGGGAGCCGGACGCGATACCGTCGGTATCGCCAGAGTGCACGATTATTGTCAGATGCTGATCGCCACGGCGGCGCTGCTGGTAGAGAAGCAGCTGTTCAGCAGCAACACCATTATTCTCAGCGCCGGTGGTGGTGCCTGGTTTGATGTGGTCAGCACCTGTTTTACCGAAGCCCGGTTGCCGCTACCAGTCACGCCGCTGATTCGCTCGGGTGCCTATATGGCGCACGATAACGGGTTGTATGCCCGTATCACCCCGTTTGCCCAATCGGGCAGCCAGCATCATTTTGCCGCCGCGCTGGAAGTCTGGGGGCGGGTGTTATCGCGTCCTGAGCCAGGCCTGGCATTTGTTGATTTCGGCCGCCGTGATGTGCCATTCGACCAGGACTTGCCGAATCCGCTGTGGGTGCGAGATGTCGATGGCAGCGCGCCTCGCGTGGCTGCTGGCATGCGTATCAGCGAGGTAAATGATCAACATGCTTATTTGTTGTTGCCAGAAGAGGATGCGCTCAAGCCCGGTGACTGGGTGGGCTGTGGCATTTCACATCCCTGCACCGCGTTTGATAAATGGCGGTACTTACCGCTGGTCGATGACGATTATTACGTCACAGATTCACTGGAAACAGCATTCTGAGTGATTTTTCGCCAACCGCCAGAGCAGATTCTGGCGGTACAGCTCACTTACGCTTGATCAGCCCCAGCACGATGACCACCGACAACGCGACCAATCCCGTACCGGCGAGAAAAGCCAGATGATTCTGGTGCAACATCAGGCTTATCCCTTCCAGATGAGAGGACCCCGCTACCGCCGTGGCAACCATGATGCTCAATCCCAAAGCACCACCCATTTGATGCGCCGCATTGATCAAGCCCGATGCTGCTCCGGCATCACTCGCTGCCACACCACTCAACCCCATCGCGGTTAGCGGGCCGGTCGCGCCGCCAATACCAAACCCCATCAGAATTAACGGCAGCAGCAATCCCGACAGATAGTGGCTTTGCGCATCCAGGCGACTCAGGAGCGCCATACCAAGTAATACCGCCAGTAAACTGATTAACAGTAGATTTTGACTCCCGAAGCGCCCCGTCAGACGTGGTACCTGCAAGGCCACCAGAAAGTTAATCAGCATGGCCGGTAAAAAGGCCAGTCCGGCCTGGATAGCGGAGTAGTGCAGAACGCCCTGCATAAATTGGGTTGAAAAAAAGAAGAAACCCATTGCAGCACCGATATAGAGGATACGCGCCAGATAAGCGCCACTGCGCATGGAACTGTGAAATAACCTCAGCGGCATAATGGGTTGCTGCGCATGTTTTTCGACCAAAACAAACACCCACAGCAGAATGATTGACGCTGCGAAAGTCAGCATCGTGGTGATACTTAACCAGCCATTGCTCACTGAACTGATGGTTGCGTAGACCAGCCCCGTCATTCCCAAAGCCGATAATACCGCGCCACCCACATCAAATTTCCCACGATGGCGTGCAGTTTCCGGTATGAAACGCAGCGCGCAAATAATGAGCAAGATACCAATCGGGACGTTGATTAAAAAACCAGCACGCCAGGAAATGAGATCTGCCACGATACCGCCAACCACTAATCCGATACTGGCCGAAAGACCACCCGCCGCCGCATACAATGAAATAGCGCGTGCTCGCGCGTGACCATCAGCCATTCCGCCGTAGGTGCAAGCCCAATACACAATGAGGAGAGCGTGAAAAGCGCTAACCCTGCCACCAGCAGATGACGACGACCTAAGATGTCACCAGCGCGGGCGCACAACAGTAATAATCCGCCAAAGGTCAACGCATAAGCGCTGGATACCCAGGACAACCCGGCTGACGTAAAAGCCAACTGGGTTTTGATTTTGAGTAACCCGGTGATCACCACCGAGTTATCAATGACAATCATGGTATAGCTGACCAGGATAATTGCCAGGATAAGATTCGAATAAGAAACTGACGCGGTCGTTGACGGCGAAGCACTATCGCTCATGGTAAATGCTCATTTGTTAGCGAGTTAACGGTGGAGTATTAACAGAGGTGTGATGTAGAAGAAGGGGAGTAACCGGGCAAACCACTGCCCGGTTAAACATGGTCAGTTTAATGTGGACATATCGATCACAAATCGATATTTAACATCACCTTTTTCCAGACGTTCAAAAGCGTCATTCACCTGAGCGGCCGTAATCATTTCAATGTCGGCGGTGATGTTGTGTTCGGCGCAGAACGCCAGCATTTCCTGGGTTTCATCAATCCCGCCGATATTTGAACCGGCAAAACTTCTGCGTCCTTTAACAACGTTAAATGCGCCGATCTCAATGGGTTCTGGCGGTAAACCGACCAACACCACCGTGCCATCAATCGCTAACTGTTGCAGATACGCATTGATGTCGTGTTTGCCTGATACGGTATCGATGATCAGATCGACTTTACCGGCAAATTTTTTCATTTGGTCAGCATCTGACGTCAACACCGCCTCATGTGCCCCTAAGCGTTTAGCATCCGCCACTTTCGCCTGCGATGTGGTGTACACCACAACCTGTGCGCCCATCGCACGGGCAATTTTAATTGCCACATGTCCTAATCCACCAATACCCAGCACGCCGACCACTTTTCCCGGACCCGCCTGCCAATGTTTTAAGGGGGAATAGACGGTGATGCCCGCACACAACAAGGGGGCTGCCGCAGCCATATCGTCAAAATGCGGCATTTTCAGGGTGTAACGCTCTTTACACACATAGGTTTGGGCAAAGCCACCCAACGTCATACCACCAAGATGTTTATCCGGTGTGTTAAAGGAGAGCGTGGTGCCATGTGCGCAGAATTGTTGCAGATCGCGTTCGCAGGCCGGGCAGGTTCCGCATGAATCGACAATGCAGCCCACGGCAGCAAAATCACCCACGTTGAATTTTTTAACTTCTGAACCTACGGCAGTCACCCGACCCACAATTTCATGTCCGGGCACCATCGGGTAGTGGCTGGCACCGAAATCATTTTTCACCTGATGAAGGTCAGAATGGCAAATTCCGCAGTAGAGGATTTCCATCTCAACATCATCGGGCAACAAGCCGCGACGCTGAATGCTAAACACCTGTAAGGGATGGGTGGATGAATCCGTGCCAATCGCTTTAATGGATTTGATCATGATTTCCCCGATGACAACTTGAGTGATAAGGGATCATACTGGCTGACGCCAGCATGATTAAGCCAGCCAGAGATATTGAGGATATGAATCACATTCATGAAATTCCCCCCTCTCATCCCGGCGTTTGCAGTTTCCCGGCTCGCATCGCCGCAATCACGCCACCATCAATCAACAGATCGCTTCCGGTGACAAACCCGGCATCCGGCCCCAGCAGGAAAGAGGCGGCAAGCGCAATTTCCTCCGGAGGTGCCATGCGTTTTACCGCGGAGGCATCCACCATGGCACGATAAATATCACCAATTTCCGAGTTGAGTTCATGCAATGCCAGCGGTGTCACCACCACACCCGGACTGATGGCGTTCACGCGGGCGCCCTTCTCACCCCAACTGACGGCAGATGCCTGAACGCGCAGATGGTTGGCACGCTTCGCCAACATGTAGGCCACAAGCGTGTTCGGGACAGCGTCCTGTTGCAGGAAGGGTAGCGCCAGCAATTCTTCGGTTGGCGTATAGGCTAATGCATGGTCCTGTTCTGCGGATAGCGCAGGCATCATATGACCGGCCATGCTGGAGATAATCAACCCGGCACCGCCCGCTGCGATGACTGTTTCGAACACCTCAAACACCAGCGCTGCGCCATAGAGATCCACTTCCAGCACTTTTTCTACCGGTGCCATATTGGGCGACAAGCCTGCCGTATTGATGACCTGCATCACCTTGCCGAGCGAGGAAGCACGGGCCGCCAACTTTTCCACCGACTCACGCGAGGTCACGTCAACATCCTGCGTCTCGACGCTATAACCTGACGCATTAAGTTGTTCTGCTGCCTGTTGCAGAGTTTGTGGATTGAAATCAGCCAGCAGCAAGGTTTTACCAAAACCCTGACGGCGGGCAATCGCCTGACCAATGCCACCAGCGCCAATAATTACCACGATATCTTTCGTCATGTTGACCTCACAATCATTTGAATGGGGTGAACGCCCGACCAGGCGGTTCAATCAATGAGCGAAAGTCTATACGCGGCGGATTCAGGTGATAAGATGCTTAATAGTTAATGAACTTAGATCTGAGATTTATAAATGCTGCGAGATGAGCTGGGTGACCTGGCTGCTTTTTTAGTAGTGGCTGAGGAAATGAGTTTCACGCGTGCCGCCGCGAGGCTCTCAACCTCACAGCCTGCGTTGAGCCAAACTGTCCGACGTCTGGAAGAGAGGCTAGGCGTACGGCTGTTGATTCGTAACACCCGCAATATGGCTGTTACCGAAGCCGGTGAACAGCTGTTGAATACCTTGCGCCCGGCGTTTAGCGATATCGACAATCGTTTGCAATCACTGAGCCAGTTTCGTGATAAACCTGCTGGCACCGTACGCATCACCGCTGGTCAACACGCCGCAGATACCCTGATTTGGCCCGCCATTAATGAGGTGTTGCACACCTACCCCGATATTAAAATCGAGCTATCGCTGGATTCCGCGTTGACGGATATCGTCAGTGAACGCTTTGATGCCGGAATTCGTCTGGGTGAACGGGTAGAACAGGATATGATTGCCGCTCGTATCGGCCCCGAGTTACGTATGGCCGTGGTGGGCACACCTGACTATTTCACCCGCCATCCAGCCCCTACGTCGCCACACGATTTACCTCAGCATGCCTGCATCAATATCCGCCTCCCCAGTTCCGGTGGCATCTACGCCTGGGAATTCACTCAGGGAGAACGCGAGCTTAACGTTCGCGTCAATGGGCCGTTTATTGTCAACAACCTCAGCGCGGCGCTGAAGGCTGCACAAGCCGGAGTGGGCCTGGCGATGGTGATGGAAGACATGGTGGAAACCCAGTTGGCAGAAGGTCAGTTAGTGCGGGTGTTGGCAGAATGGTGCGCACCTTTCGCCGGTTATCATATTTATTACCCCAGCCGTCGCCTGCTCTCTCCGGCGTTTCAGGTGTTATTACAGACGTTACGTCGGAGAAATGCAGCTGAAGAAAAACCACGCAGGCCGGTTATCGACGGTAATAATCAATAATCCGTTCTCTGTGGCGACGCGCAATATTTAAACCCTGGGTAAAAATCCCCAGGGCAAGTAACATCATGCCTGCTGGCATGATAAACAGGTATATGAACGCATCGTCCTGAGTCTCTTTGGGCAAAGAGAAGCGAATCAACAAGATTTCAAGACCGATGAGCGAAATGAGCGTAATAATCTTGAATATTCCATGAAGTATCTGTAGCCAATTATTGCCATCATCTGCGGGGGAGTTGATACGTTCTCCAGACATCATCGCCACGTTAATTTGCTGTTTTTCGCCCTGTTGCGTTGCGAGTAATTGGCCCCGTTGCCCATGACGTATCGCCTGCGCCGCCCACTCCAGCATCAGCCACCGATAACCCGGCGTCCAGGTTGCAGCAACCGGTAAACGGTGCCAGTTATGCTCTGGTATGCCACTCAGTGTTTCGTTGAAGGCATCCTTGAGCAAATGCAAAGCTTCACCCTGCAAATTCCCGCTCCATACGTGGCGTAAATTGGCTGGCACCACCTGCTTTGCGGCGAATAAGATATCCAGGTATTTCTCGACCTGATGCTGATGGCAGTTCAGGCTGCGAAAACACCACACCGGCATCCGGGTGTCTGGTGATGGACATTGATGAGCAAATAACAGCGCCGTGGCGTATTCACAGAATGCGTCGTCATTAGCTCCCTGCAA encodes the following:
- a CDS encoding LysR family transcriptional regulator, whose translation is MLRDELGDLAAFLVVAEEMSFTRAAARLSTSQPALSQTVRRLEERLGVRLLIRNTRNMAVTEAGEQLLNTLRPAFSDIDNRLQSLSQFRDKPAGTVRITAGQHAADTLIWPAINEVLHTYPDIKIELSLDSALTDIVSERFDAGIRLGERVEQDMIAARIGPELRMAVVGTPDYFTRHPAPTSPHDLPQHACINIRLPSSGGIYAWEFTQGERELNVRVNGPFIVNNLSAALKAAQAGVGLAMVMEDMVETQLAEGQLVRVLAEWCAPFAGYHIYYPSRRLLSPAFQVLLQTLRRRNAAEEKPRRPVIDGNNQ
- a CDS encoding alanine racemase; the encoded protein is MSIHFPLVADGLLDAQQPAPRFKSVAGRGDTPLPAGTPVFASDQVFSPLMLMKQSALENNLRQLADFCREQGVMLAAHGKTSMSPAILRRAITEGGAWGLSAATPAQVRALRQFGIRNVFLANQLVDPAGIRWIGEWQKQHPDHGFLCYVDSMQGVRLLEQHLGDSRIAVLLEMSVSGGRTGCRSTSAALEIATAIAASPALQLVGVAGYEGALGAGRDTVGIARVHDYCQMLIATAALLVEKQLFSSNTIILSAGGGAWFDVVSTCFTEARLPLPVTPLIRSGAYMAHDNGLYARITPFAQSGSQHHFAAALEVWGRVLSRPEPGLAFVDFGRRDVPFDQDLPNPLWVRDVDGSAPRVAAGMRISEVNDQHAYLLLPEEDALKPGDWVGCGISHPCTAFDKWRYLPLVDDDYYVTDSLETAF
- a CDS encoding amino acid ABC transporter ATP-binding protein encodes the protein MSKSAITLSRITKSFGSTQVLKEISLDVSPGEVLVLIGASGSGKSTVLRIMSGLETADGGEIWVNDVPLHDTKRSREICGHVGMVFQQFNLFPHKTALGNVTLALIKAQKLSEAEANKRGMAALTRVGLAERAHHYPAQLSGGQQQRVAIARALAVEPKIMFFDEATSALDPELVGEVMEVMRSLAREGMTMVVVTHEMGFARKTADRVVFMDQGVIAEQGSPEQIFVHPQNPRTQQFLSRVLEH
- a CDS encoding SDR family oxidoreductase encodes the protein MTKDIVVIIGAGGIGQAIARRQGFGKTLLLADFNPQTLQQAAEQLNASGYSVETQDVDVTSRESVEKLAARASSLGKVMQVINTAGLSPNMAPVEKVLEVDLYGAALVFEVFETVIAAGGAGLIISSMAGHMMPALSAEQDHALAYTPTEELLALPFLQQDAVPNTLVAYMLAKRANHLRVQASAVSWGEKGARVNAISPGVVVTPLALHELNSEIGDIYRAMVDASAVKRMAPPEEIALAASFLLGPDAGFVTGSDLLIDGGVIAAMRAGKLQTPG
- a CDS encoding amino acid ABC transporter permease, which encodes MSYQWLTLWNYGETFLAAAWLTLQVTLLAFMLAVALGLLAALAKATALAPLRWLSHCYVEFIRNTPVLLQIFIIFFGLPSLGITMSAFTAGVLALGINVGAYLSETFRAGIQSVPKGQMEAAWILGIPRHQVFLSVVLPQAARAVWPAIINNLIQLLLGTSLLSAIALPELTGTATVINARTLLYIQTFSVVALVYLLLSNLFSWLGNLAGRRMFHPPLVTKVKKSAWWWAKKWLTNPLKRENAL
- a CDS encoding RidA family protein encodes the protein MTITRYGIEGGTGTGGQKLPFARAVEADGWLYISGQTPMREGEVVEGGIIEQTRLAFDNCLSIMREAGYAVEDVVHVTAVLTDARYFSSFNKVFSEIFTGNPPARICSVQDLVVDCKVEVDMKCFRADRK
- a CDS encoding amino acid ABC transporter permease, which encodes MSDLIISSLPLLLKGLGITLLLSVAAIIGSTLLGLLAAVLRTSRVPVARQIAVLYTELFRGTPVLITLMFIYFGVAYFGYEINLFAAGILGLSIYQGAYIAEVFRAGIEAVPRGQWEVSWILGLSKRQTFLSVILPQTRGIVLPPLVGQYLSLIKDTSIVSMIGMSELMHQGQAIVDRIGQPVVIYGLVAVLYFVVCFPLSRWVQHHQTRSQLS
- a CDS encoding ABC transporter substrate-binding protein → MNATSLKIIGGALVMLAVAGCTPTEEKKEAGAAPQSALQTVLQRGTLRVGDCLSFAPFGFYDKDGNPDGYDVDLAKALAKEMGVKLEMVNTTSANRIPNLQTNKVDVVFCNFTRNLERAKEIGFTNPYVVASEAMLVRKESGIKSAHDMAGKTIATVKGSTNGDEVRNMGIDVKIQEYDSSQAAILAVKQGQADAMIEDNNFLAYQAKLDPTLTVTNEALVPLEYNAFGVKQGDQVWLNYLNEFLFEINASGENATLYQKWFGDKPRYPLNPQF
- a CDS encoding NAD(P)-dependent alcohol dehydrogenase, which gives rise to MMIKSIKAIGTDSSTHPLQVFSIQRRGLLPDDVEMEILYCGICHSDLHQVKNDFGASHYPMVPGHEIVGRVTAVGSEVKKFNVGDFAAVGCIVDSCGTCPACERDLQQFCAHGTTLSFNTPDKHLGGMTLGGFAQTYVCKERYTLKMPHFDDMAAAAPLLCAGITVYSPLKHWQAGPGKVVGVLGIGGLGHVAIKIARAMGAQVVVYTTSQAKVADAKRLGAHEAVLTSDADQMKKFAGKVDLIIDTVSGKHDINAYLQQLAIDGTVVLVGLPPEPIEIGAFNVVKGRRSFAGSNIGGIDETQEMLAFCAEHNITADIEMITAAQVNDAFERLEKGDVKYRFVIDMSTLN